The Balneola sp. genomic interval TCCGTAGCCCAATACGTTTCCGGGTCGTTATCGATGACGTTACCCGGACTAAACCGACGGTCAGATCCTCTGAAAGTATTAGTGGTGACTTGAGCATTCATAGCCAGATTCTTGCCAAACTCACGGTCAAGTAAGGCTCTCCATTCTTTTAAAGCCTGCACGTCATTTTCATGGAAAAGCCCTCGTTGATCGGGTGGGATATTGAGTAATAACGTAGAGCCGCGACCGACAGAAGTTAAGTAGGTATCGAGCAATTCGTTCGGTGTTTTAACGAGCGAATCTTCTTTTTCATGATAAAACCAACCCGGGCGGATAGAAGTATTTACTTCGGCCGGAATCCAATCAGTCCCGTCGATAGAACCGGTATTCAATAAGCCACCAATTCCGGGTTTCCCGGCATAGATTGTGTCTGGGGTGATGGTATTCCAGTTGGTCTTTCCGCCTACACCATTTTCATTTCCAGCCCATCTTAAATCGGGTCCGGCATCACTGAAGAACAATACATCCGGCTGCATATCCGAAACATGGGCAAGGGTAGCAGGCCAATCATAGTAATTCTGTTTGTCGATGGTTCGGGTTTCATTTGCGCCACCGTAATAGCCGTCACCACCATTGGCTCCATCAAACCACATTTCAAATACATCACCATAATTTGTGAACAATTCAGTAAGCTGATTTCGATAGTAGGTTATGTATTCGGGTTGCCCATACTTGGGATGATTGCGATCCCATGGAGAAAGATATATACCGAACTTTAACCCATATTTTTTGCAGGCATCAGAGAGCTCCTTGACGATGTCTCCCTCGCCATTTTTGTAAGGACTGTTTTCGATGGAATGATCTGAATATTCGGTGGGCCAAAGCGAGAAGCCATCATGGTGTTTTACGGTAAGTATTACTCCCTTAAAGCCCGTTTCCTTCAAAACCTGAGTCCATTGCTCGGTATCAAGTTGAGCAGGGTTGAAAAGCTCCGGAGACTCATCCCCAAACCCCCATTCTTTATCGGTGAATGTATTGATGCTAAAGTGAATAAAAGCGTTCATTTCCATCTGATGCCACATCATCTGATGTTCATCAGACACGGGGCCGATTGGAGAGGGCGCTGCTACTTGAGAAACTGCTGAGAAACTACCGAACAGTAAAGCGAGCAAAGAAAGTGTGAGTTTCGGAAGGCTGAGTGGGTTTTTCATAAGAGTAGGCTTGAAGCTAAAAAATAGAAAACCATCAATCGGTCATTGATTTTTTCAGAATTGTAAAAAATTTCTACGAATATATTTTTACGATGATAATGAATAATTCCTATTTAATTTCGTTTTCATTAAGCACTAAAAATTCATCAATACATTGGGTCTAAAAAGCTTTTTTGTTTTCATAATTCTCATAGTCATCTTTACAGTGACGATACAAAATGAGACCTTAGCGTGGCAGAATTCGCCATCTTCGGAAAAGAAGAAATTTAACGTGGCTGAGCTCACCATTAAAGAAGTTCATGCTGCTTTCAAGAAAGGGAATCTCACGGCTGAAGAACTGGTAACTATTTACCTGGATCGAATTCAAAAATTTGATCAGCCTACAAAAATTAACGCTATTACCGCGATTAATAAACAGGCCCTGGAATCGGCCCGCCTGCTAGATGAGGAATTTAAAACCACTGGCAAACTTCGTCCTCTCCATGGAATTCCTGTAATTGTGAAGGAAAATATCAATGTGGCAGGCATGGAGACTACGGCAGGTTCATTGGCACTCAAAGGCTATATGCCAAAAGAAGATGCTTCCATCGTGGTTCGGTTAAAAGAAGCGGGTGCTATAATCCTTGCAAAATCGAACATGGCTGAATGGGGAATTAACTCAAACGTAACCATCAGCTCTTTGACGGGAGAGACTCTGAATCCGTATAACACGGCCTATGCTACAGCTGGTTCAAGCGGAGGTACGGCTGCGGCTATAACATCAAATTTTGGAATGGTTGGAATAGGAACGGATACAGGCGGTTCAATTCGTGGGCCTTCATCACACAATGCATTGGTTGGAGTTCGGCCCTCCATGGGTTTGACAAGTAGGAAAGGAATTGTTCCTCTTAACCTCCGAAATGATGTTCCCGGTCCCATGACGAGAACAGTTGAAGATGCAGCCAGAGTCGTGGAAGTAATAAATGGCTACGATCACAAGGATCCTATTACTGAGTTTGGTAAAGAAAAAAAGCCGGATAGCTACACAAAATATTTAAAGCGGGGTTCCCTATCCGGGGTGAGGGTTGGGGTATTTAGAAAGCTCAGTGATTATGCAAGCCCAGCGATGAATGATTTATTTGATCAGGCTATTGAGGGTTTAAGAGAAATGGGAGCCATCATCATAGATCCTTTTGAGGTTCCAGGATTCGATGCACTTCGCCACAATCAATGGTGTGCTGTTTTTCAGGATGATTTGAATGCCTTTTTAGAAGAAATTGGTGAAGATGCTCCCTTTTCAGACTTAAAAGAATTAGTGGCTTCCGGTAAGTACTCCAAGTATATCGAAAGCGATCTTATCAACTATCAGCAATATATGAACCAACAGGGCGAAACAGTTTGTGGCGGTCCTTTTTCCGATACAAAAAGAATTGCTTTTCGAGAGGCTATAGAAAGCAGCATGAACAGGAATAGAGTAGATGTAATTATTTACCCGTCCTGGAATAAACCACCTGTGAAAGCAAGTACCTATCACACGCTGGGAGATAATAATCATATCATAGCTCCGCATACTGGGCAACCGGCAGTCACCGTTCCCATGGGGTTTTTAGATGAAAATCTGCCGGCTGGAATTCAGTTTTTAGGCCGAATTTTTGAGGATCATAAAGTGCTGAGTTATGCTTACGCTTATGAAGTGGGCACGAAGCATAGAAAGTCTCCAAATTTACCGCATGCCGTCAATACAGCTCAGAGAAAACAGGGTTTGAAAAAATCGACCGGATCTGCTAGCGGTTATTAGACAGATCTTTAATAAAATCCGGAGTAAGGGGATCATCCTCAAAAAATGTCCGATCTACTCCACGACTGATAGCCCATCGATCAATCCAGGAAATACCCCACGGTCCGTAACGGGTTACCGGTGTTTGATAAGATTCGTCTTCTAAAACTTCTTCCTGAGAAATAAAGGAATATCCATAGCTCACATACATTTCTGCTAAGTCATCCAGATAGTGAGCATTCAGAAGGTTGGCATGAATCAGAAGGGTTTGTGGGATATTTCTGCCAAATAAAGTCTCTGACGATTTTTCGTAGAACTGAAGTTTTTCTTCCATGTATTCCACATAAGTTTCTCCAACCTTTCCCATCAGTTCACGGTCATTTCGGCTATATGCAATGTGGTAGGCTTTGGCAAAAATGTAGTCTTCATTATCAATGGTAACGGGAGCCGGAGTGTATCCATTTTGTTGAAGAAACCTGCGAAGGGAATCGGCATGTGATTGGGAAGTGCCAATTCGCAAGTAAGGATGCCGGAAATATCGGTAAGGGAGGTCATGTTTTTGGGAAAGAGGTTTTGTGATTTTTTCTCCTCTCAGAACATTAGCGGAGAATCTATGAAAAGGTGTTTCATGATAATTGGGATGACTAAAGGTATGATTACCCAATTCAAAACCATTGCTTAGCCAAAGTTCTAAAAGTTGAACCTTGTTAGAATCCAGTTTGCCATCATCATAAAGTTTACCCTCATTCACATAGCCAATGGCTGGGATACTATACTCCTCAAAAGTTTTGATGAGTTGAAGAGTAAGTTCCTTTTGGAACTCAGGATCTTGAATACCATAATGAACAACTGGAAGGTCATCTACAGTGACGGCCATTTGTTGTTGAGCAAATGCAAAGGAACTAAAAAGAGTAAGAACTAAGGCTACAAAAAATATTCTATTCACTTTTCAAACTATCTACAGGATTTGCTAAAGCAGCTTTTATGGATTGCCAGCTTACCGTGAGGATGGCGATGAATGCTGCAATTATTCCAACAGACAGAAAAACCATAACGCCGATATCGATGCGGTAGGCAAAGTTGGTGAGCCATTGCTCCATGAGATACCAAGCTATGGGGGCTCCAACCAGAAATCCGATTCCCACTAACTTCAGGAAGTCAGATGACAGGAGGGCAACAATTCCTGCTACAGAAGCTCCTAATACTTTTCGTATTCCAATTTCTTTAGCCCGGCGCTCTATGAGGAAGGAGGAAAGTCCGATTAAACCCAGGCAGGCTATGAATATCGCCAATCCTGAAAAGACCATTGAAAGGTCACGGGTTCGTAATTCTGATTGATATAAGGCGTTCAGTTGCTGATCCATGAATTCGAACTCAAATGGTCGGTGGGGAGCAATATTGTCCCAGGTATTTTCCAGTGACGCTATTGTTCCTCTGATGTTTTCCGGAGCAACTTTAATCAGCAGGTAATTATACATTTGTTCATGCATGAATAGTGCGAGAGGTTCCACTTCTTCTCTTAAAGACTGGTAATTGAAGTCTTTCATAACTCCTACCACTTCTCCTTCACGGTTACCTACTACGTTAAAAAATTGACCGATGGCTTCTTCCGGTTCCCAGCCGTGTGCACTTGCGAGTTTCTCATTAATCAAATACCGGTAGCCTTGCTCACGGGTGTAAGTAGGATTTTTGGGAAAGCCAGTGCCAGCAATTAGCTCGATGCCTAAAGTCTCCGTTAAGTCGGCGTCGGCCGCTCCAGCAGCTGTGCCTATAGCTTCCATGGTGGAATTGTGTACAGAACCATATCCCCCAAAAACTTTACCGGGGACGTTAGACATATAGGTGGCATTAACGACTCCCGGCTGTCGAAGTATCTCTTCTTTCAGTAAGTCTTGTTTGTCAGCAAGCTGATTATCCCGTGCTGGTAGTACAATCACTTCTTCCTTGTCGAAACCCAGATCTGAAGTAAGTATGAAATTTGTTTGTTGAAATATGATGACGGTACAGAGAATGAGAAAGGTTGAGATCCCAAATTGAGAGATAACCAATCCTTTTCTGAGAATCCCTCCGGAAGCTTTTTCACCAAGAATTCCCTTCAGTACTTTTACAGGTTGATAGGAGGAAAGCAGAAAAGCCGGATAACTTCCAGCCAATGCTGCGGTAAAAAGTGTGATCACAGCCAATAAAATCAGAATAGAAGGATCCGTAAAAAGATTAAAGCTAACATCCTGCCCAAGTAGCTCGAAGAAAGGAGCTTTGAAAAACTCAACCAACAGTAGTGCAATACCTACAGAAATCATGGTTAGCAAGATTGACTCACCATAAAACTGCCGGACGAGCTGTCCTTTTACCGCACCCAAAGCCTTCCGAATTCCCACTTCAGCTCCTCTTCTGGATGAACGTGCTGTAGCCAGATTTACGTAATTAATAATGGCAATCAGCAAAACCATGATGGCAAGGAAAATGAAACCTATCACATTCTGCATGCTGCTCATGGGCTGAATCTCAAAATCAAAGTTTGAGTTGAGATAGAGATCAGTGAGTGGAGTGAAATTCAGTCCCCTGATCCGTTCTTCGGGTAAGTTGTTAGCTATAAAAGTAGCCGTTGTATTCTCAATCAAAGGAATTGAGCTCTCATTATTGAGAAGAAGGTAGGTATAGAAATTTGCGGCACGAATATTGGAATCATCAAGTTGAGACCACCTCTGAATCGTATTTAATGAGGCAAGATAATCGAAATCGAAGTGTGAGTTTGTAGGAACATCCTTGATAACTCCGGTTACCTCAAAGTCGATATCGGTATTGGAGATGCGGGCATTTACGGTCTCACCCATAGGATTTGCAGAACCAAATAGCTTTCTCGCTGTTGACTGTGGAAGAATCAAAGACCGAGGGTCGTCAAGTGCTGTTTCAGGGTTACCTGCGATAAATTCAAAACTAAAGACCTTGAAGAAGCTGGAATCAGCATACATGAAATGGTCTTCCTGAAATTTATTTTGGCCACTAGTAATAATGGCTGGGCTGTAACGGGTAGGTTCATAAAGGCGAACCCATTCTTCTACTTCTGGCGATATCTGATTCAAGGTTGGAGCTACCATAGATGGGGTAACGGCAATGGGCCGTTGTTCCCCGGTATCCATACTCACCCGAACGATCCTTTCAGATTTTTCGTGAAACTGATCGTAGCTAAGTTCATGCCGAACATACACCAGTATTAACAGGCAGCAAGCCATGCCAATGGCTAAACCAGAAATGTTTATCGCCGAATACCCTTTGTGTTTTTGGATATTCCGTAGTGCAATTCTAATATAATTCTTAAGCATGGTACAAAGTGTTTATGCGTTGAATTGGTAATGTGTTGAAGTGTTCATTGTTAGCGTTGGAAAACACGTAAACACCTAAACACTCAATCATTTTCACACATGAAAGCCTTCCTGCATATTCTCGGTTACCACATGGCCATCAAATAGGTGAATGACACGACGTGCGTAATCAGCATCATGCGGAGAGTGAGTTACCATTACAATGGTGGTTCCGGCTTCATTGAGTTCAGCTAACAGCTTCATCACTTCGTCTCCATGATCAGAATCCAGGTTACCAGTCGGCTCATCAGCAAGGATTAGTTTGGCGTTTGCTACTACGGCTCGGGCAATAGCTACACGCTGCTGCTGTCCACCAGATAGTTGCTGAGGAAAGTGATTGCGGCGGTGCATCATACTCATTCGTTCGAGTGCGGCTTCTACTTTTGTTTTACGCTCTGCTGAATCAACACCGAGATAGAGTAATGGTAATTCTACATTCTCGAATACCGTGAGTTCGTCAATCAGGTTAAAACTCTGAAAAATGAAGCCGATGTTCCCTTTGCGAAGCTGAGCACGTTCCCGTTCTGAGTGGGTTGATATTTCATGGTTTAGAAAGTGGTATTCACCATCAGACGGATTGTCGAGCAGTCCCATAATGTTTAGAAGCGTCGATTTTCCACAACCGGAAGGTCCCATAATAGCGACAAATTCCCCTTCTTTAATTTCAAGGTTCACGTTGCTTAACGCAGTCGTTTCCACATCTTCCGTGGTATATACTTTTTTAAGGTTTTTTGTTTGAATCATGATGTTTGGCTTTAGTTGATTTTATTGTGGAACGCGGATGACACTGATTCTGTGGATTATCACGGTTTTATAATATTTCTGCGGTCATCTGCTAAATCAGTGTCATCAGCGTTCAATTCAAGTGTTTTATTCAAGTACGAGTACTTCATTATCCCCAAAGGTATCATAGCTGGATGTAATGACTTTCTCGCCGGGGGAAATTCCGCCGAGGACTTCAAAATATTCCGGATTCTGTCGGCCCAATCTCAGATCTCTCCGATACGCTTTGCCGTCATTTTCATTCACTACAAAAATCCAGTTACCGCCGGTGGTTTGATAGAA includes:
- a CDS encoding glycoside hydrolase family 29, with the translated sequence MKNPLSLPKLTLSLLALLFGSFSAVSQVAAPSPIGPVSDEHQMMWHQMEMNAFIHFSINTFTDKEWGFGDESPELFNPAQLDTEQWTQVLKETGFKGVILTVKHHDGFSLWPTEYSDHSIENSPYKNGEGDIVKELSDACKKYGLKFGIYLSPWDRNHPKYGQPEYITYYRNQLTELFTNYGDVFEMWFDGANGGDGYYGGANETRTIDKQNYYDWPATLAHVSDMQPDVLFFSDAGPDLRWAGNENGVGGKTNWNTITPDTIYAGKPGIGGLLNTGSIDGTDWIPAEVNTSIRPGWFYHEKEDSLVKTPNELLDTYLTSVGRGSTLLLNIPPDQRGLFHENDVQALKEWRALLDREFGKNLAMNAQVTTNTFRGSDRRFSPGNVIDNDPETYWATDDEIHTGTLELDLGSSQEVKYIVLQEYIQLGQRVKAFEIELWDGKSWSKAADETTIGYKRILEIGPVMTEKIRVKIIDSKAAPVISNIEVY
- a CDS encoding amidase, with the translated sequence MAELTIKEVHAAFKKGNLTAEELVTIYLDRIQKFDQPTKINAITAINKQALESARLLDEEFKTTGKLRPLHGIPVIVKENINVAGMETTAGSLALKGYMPKEDASIVVRLKEAGAIILAKSNMAEWGINSNVTISSLTGETLNPYNTAYATAGSSGGTAAAITSNFGMVGIGTDTGGSIRGPSSHNALVGVRPSMGLTSRKGIVPLNLRNDVPGPMTRTVEDAARVVEVINGYDHKDPITEFGKEKKPDSYTKYLKRGSLSGVRVGVFRKLSDYASPAMNDLFDQAIEGLREMGAIIIDPFEVPGFDALRHNQWCAVFQDDLNAFLEEIGEDAPFSDLKELVASGKYSKYIESDLINYQQYMNQQGETVCGGPFSDTKRIAFREAIESSMNRNRVDVIIYPSWNKPPVKASTYHTLGDNNHIIAPHTGQPAVTVPMGFLDENLPAGIQFLGRIFEDHKVLSYAYAYEVGTKHRKSPNLPHAVNTAQRKQGLKKSTGSASGY
- a CDS encoding polysaccharide deacetylase-like protein, yielding MAVTVDDLPVVHYGIQDPEFQKELTLQLIKTFEEYSIPAIGYVNEGKLYDDGKLDSNKVQLLELWLSNGFELGNHTFSHPNYHETPFHRFSANVLRGEKITKPLSQKHDLPYRYFRHPYLRIGTSQSHADSLRRFLQQNGYTPAPVTIDNEDYIFAKAYHIAYSRNDRELMGKVGETYVEYMEEKLQFYEKSSETLFGRNIPQTLLIHANLLNAHYLDDLAEMYVSYGYSFISQEEVLEDESYQTPVTRYGPWGISWIDRWAISRGVDRTFFEDDPLTPDFIKDLSNNR
- a CDS encoding phosphonate ABC transporter ATP-binding protein, which translates into the protein MIQTKNLKKVYTTEDVETTALSNVNLEIKEGEFVAIMGPSGCGKSTLLNIMGLLDNPSDGEYHFLNHEISTHSERERAQLRKGNIGFIFQSFNLIDELTVFENVELPLLYLGVDSAERKTKVEAALERMSMMHRRNHFPQQLSGGQQQRVAIARAVVANAKLILADEPTGNLDSDHGDEVMKLLAELNEAGTTIVMVTHSPHDADYARRVIHLFDGHVVTENMQEGFHV